The Panacibacter microcysteis DNA window TCCCATTGGTATATCGCCAAACCACTTTTCTGCCAGCTTTTTAATGTCTGCTGTTTTTATATTACCTGCAACAACAAGGATGGCATTAACCGGCCGGTAATGTTTAAAAAAGAAATGTTTTACATCATCCAGTTGTGCATTTTCAATATGACTCAGTTCTTTGCCGATCGTCATCCAGCGATAAGGATGTGTGGTATATGCCAGTTCCCGCATATTGTGCCAGGCATTGCCGTAGGGTTGATTAATGTAATGCTCTTTAAACTCTTCCACTACTACCTTGCGTTGCACCTCGAGGCTTTTTTTGCCGAAGGCAAGGCTCAACAGGCGGTCGCTTTCCAGCCAGAAAGCGGTTTCAATATTCTGGGCCGGTAACTGGCAATAATAATTGGTTAGGTCATTGGTTGTGTATGCATTGTTTTCACCACCGGCCCTTTGCAGCGGCTCATCGTAATCTTTAATGTTTACACTGCCACCAAACATCAGGTGTTCGAAAAGATGTGCAAACCCGGTTTTGGACGGATCTTCGTCTCTGGCGCCAACATCGTACATAATATTTACCACTGCCATAGGCGTGGAGTTGTCTTCATGCACCAAAACACGCAAACCATTGTCAAGCACAAACCTGTTATAATGAATCATAATATAAAATTGGAAACCTGCAATTTAGTAAAACAATAAGTATGAACTGTTATGCCGGGCAGGTAACATAGTAACACAGGCAACACAATATGTAAAACGTTTGTTACACCCGGAGCAGCTGCATACTGTGATACAGTACAAGAGTGCGACGCAACGGAAGCTGAACAACCATTCCAATGCCGGGCTCATAAAAAAACACCCGGCTGCATAACGTTATTTGAGCATCAGAGTATACTTCGGATCTTCATGGTTAACACAATTAGTTCGCCACCACGGTTTATAAGTACTTTAACCTTGTTGCCGGCACTCTGCAGGTGCGTTTTGTATGCCTGTATATTGCCAGATAGATCATTGTCAACACCCAGCACAATATCTCCCGGAATAAAGCCTGCATCTTCTGCCGGAGATTTCTTCATAATGTCTGTAACCGTAATAGCGCCATCTATCAGGTACATACCAAGACCGGAGTATGAATAATCAAAAGAATCAGAAAAACGTTTGTTGGGTTTAATGAATATCTGCTGTTCAGGATAGTTGATCACAACATTGAATCTTCTCATAATATCGTTGCCCAAAAGGCCGCCCAGTACAGGGTATTGTGTTATGTTGAACTCATCATCAAACACATATACAGGTACATTGCGAAATTTATACGGCCCCACCTTTACTTCCTTTACAACGGTAAGACTCATCGATTTTTTTCCGCCCAAACCCTCGGCTTCTGTCGGGTATAATTTTCTTTTCGATTTAAGCAGAGCACTGTCGTGTACCAGGTCTTCATTCAGCAACATGCATAAGCCTGCGCCGGTATCCAGGTAAAATTTGCTGAATATCTCTTTTGCATCTTTTACAAATGCGCCCTGCATGGGCAGCGTGGTAAATTGTGGTTTCATCAGGTAACCGCCACGTGGATATTTGTAACTGCCCGGCGTAAGCACCTCGAACACCATTTGTTCATAATCTATTGCAACAATATACCTGCGCAAAAAACTATAGCCCACAATACCATCTATCCGCAGGCCGTAGGCACTCGTAAGAATGTCGTAGTTATTGATGTGGAAATCAAGATTGGCAACCGAGATGCCCTGCATGTGCAGCGTATGGTTGTAAGAGAATTCTACATTTTTTACACCTGCTATACCGCGTACTGTTTTATCAGTAAGTACTTTTTTTACGCCCAGGTATGATGCGGTAGCAGAGTCGAGCGATATGCCGCCACTGCCGGTATCCAGCACAAAGTTCAGCGAGTCTTTGTTGTCATCGAGGGTAGCCCGTAAAATAATAATGCCGCCGGTAAGCATGCTGAAAGGCACATAGGTTATGTGTTTTGCAGCGGGAGAAACAAATTCCTCCTGTGCACGTGCATTGCTGAAAAGCATACAGCAAAAGACAATTATGTACCAGGCTTTGGGAGCCCTGATGAAGCTTTGGTTGCGTCGCACTCTTGTACTTTTGGTTTTACAATCGCCAGTAATTGATCCAGACACGTTGAAGTTACATGCTGCTGCACACAGAACAAAACCTTTGATAATATTAATTGCCAAAGTACAACAAACGATTTTTCTGCTATTACATACTGTAATTTTGCTGCCGATAAAAAAGAGCGTGTATGGATTTAGCAAGATTGTATCAGAAAGCACTTGATTTTGAGTTTCTCAGCGTTGAAGAGGGCGTTCATTTGTTTCACAATGCGCCTTTGACAGAACTGATGTTTGTAGCAGACGAGCTGAGAAAAATACAGGTGCCACATGGAAAGGTTACATGGCAGATAGACAGGAATGTAAACACTACCAACGTTTGTAT harbors:
- a CDS encoding M16 family metallopeptidase, coding for MIHYNRFVLDNGLRVLVHEDNSTPMAVVNIMYDVGARDEDPSKTGFAHLFEHLMFGGSVNIKDYDEPLQRAGGENNAYTTNDLTNYYCQLPAQNIETAFWLESDRLLSLAFGKKSLEVQRKVVVEEFKEHYINQPYGNAWHNMRELAYTTHPYRWMTIGKELSHIENAQLDDVKHFFFKHYRPVNAILVVAGNIKTADIKKLAEKWFGDIPMGEKYNRALPQEPLQKEARKLELEGDVPLDAFYKTWHMADRLDKGYYVAELITEILGGGASSRLYQKLVKEKKLFSNIECYQFGSTDAGLLTIEGKLIKGIQLEDAEKAVEEEVAGLRNELVAETELEKVKNKTESMITFEDMSVMSRANSLAYYELLGDAELMNTEMGKYSAISVDDVLAHSKEIFAEENGSTLYYHSKN
- a CDS encoding aspartyl protease family protein; protein product: MRRNQSFIRAPKAWYIIVFCCMLFSNARAQEEFVSPAAKHITYVPFSMLTGGIIILRATLDDNKDSLNFVLDTGSGGISLDSATASYLGVKKVLTDKTVRGIAGVKNVEFSYNHTLHMQGISVANLDFHINNYDILTSAYGLRIDGIVGYSFLRRYIVAIDYEQMVFEVLTPGSYKYPRGGYLMKPQFTTLPMQGAFVKDAKEIFSKFYLDTGAGLCMLLNEDLVHDSALLKSKRKLYPTEAEGLGGKKSMSLTVVKEVKVGPYKFRNVPVYVFDDEFNITQYPVLGGLLGNDIMRRFNVVINYPEQQIFIKPNKRFSDSFDYSYSGLGMYLIDGAITVTDIMKKSPAEDAGFIPGDIVLGVDNDLSGNIQAYKTHLQSAGNKVKVLINRGGELIVLTMKIRSIL